A genomic region of Nostoc sp. UHCC 0702 contains the following coding sequences:
- a CDS encoding BMC domain-containing protein, with product MQTQSSHSQDDFRDTALGLVSTASFPAIVGTADMMLKSAGVHLVGYEKIGSGHCTAIVRGGIADVRLAVESGVQTAEQFGQLISSLVIPRPYPNLDIVLPITNRLSKYMEEGSYSRLSNLAIGLVETRGFPAMVGACDAMLKAADVQLSAYEKIGAGLCTAIIRGSVANVAVAVEAGMYEAERIGELNAVMVIPRPLDELEQTLPVASCWIEERQPLKFPMNIKEEVAELEVMRLPDLAKLPAKITEEVWNDE from the coding sequence ATGCAAACTCAGTCATCGCATAGTCAAGACGACTTCAGAGACACTGCTTTAGGTTTAGTATCTACTGCTAGCTTTCCAGCCATAGTTGGTACAGCGGACATGATGCTCAAATCCGCAGGCGTTCACCTAGTAGGCTATGAAAAAATTGGTAGTGGCCATTGTACTGCAATTGTCCGGGGTGGCATTGCTGATGTCCGTTTAGCTGTAGAATCTGGTGTCCAAACTGCTGAACAGTTTGGTCAATTAATTTCTAGCTTGGTGATTCCTCGACCTTATCCTAACCTGGATATCGTGCTACCAATTACTAATCGCCTCAGCAAATATATGGAGGAAGGTAGTTATAGCCGTTTGAGTAACTTAGCAATTGGTTTAGTGGAAACACGCGGATTTCCAGCGATGGTAGGAGCTTGTGATGCCATGCTCAAAGCTGCTGACGTACAATTATCAGCGTATGAAAAAATAGGTGCAGGTTTGTGTACAGCCATTATTCGCGGTTCGGTGGCCAATGTCGCAGTAGCAGTGGAAGCTGGGATGTACGAAGCAGAACGGATTGGGGAATTGAACGCGGTGATGGTAATTCCTCGACCACTAGATGAATTAGAACAAACCTTGCCTGTAGCAAGTTGCTGGATAGAAGAACGTCAACCGTTAAAGTTCCCGATGAATATTAAGGAAGAAGTTGCTGAATTAGAGGTGATGAGGTTGCCAGATTTAGCCAAGCTACCTGCAAAAATTACAGAAGAAGTATGGAATGATGAATGA
- a CDS encoding ribulose bisphosphate carboxylase small subunit, with amino-acid sequence MAVRSTAAPPTPWSRNLAEPKIHESTFVHSFSNIIGDVRIGANVIVAPGTSIRADEGTPFYIGENTNIQDGVVIHGLEQGRVVGDDGESYSVWVGENASITHMALIHGPAYVGDSSFIGFRSTVFNARVGAGCIVMMHALIQDVEIPPGKYVPSGAIITSQQQADRLPDVQEQDEQFAHHVVGINQALRSGYRCAADSKCIAPIRDENAKSYTSSNGITVLELERSSEVSSNSLGAETVEQVRYLLEQGYKIGTEHVDTRRFRTGSWTSCKPLEVRSVGEAIAALESCLRDHDGEYVRLFGIDPNGRRRVLETIIQRPDGQVNGTATFKAPAPASRGNSSYNHSSNGNGSGNGQISSDTVEQIRNLLAGGYKIGTEHVDERRFRTGSWQSCAPINSNSTKDVIAALEDCISNHQGEYVRLIGIDPKAKRRVLESIIQRPNEQVAASGSQKSSYSSSPATTKSAPSATATSTRLNSEVVDQVRQLLAGGHKISIEHVDERRFRTGSWTSTGQIQVNSETEAIAAVEKYLGEYEGEYVRLIGIDPKAKRRVLESIIQRPNGQVVAPSASQKSSYSSSPASSSSGSGATATSTRLSAEIVDQVRQLLAGGHKISIEHVDQRRFRTGSWTSTGQIQANSEREAIAAVEGYLGEYQGEYVRLIGIDPKAKRRVLETIIQRP; translated from the coding sequence GGCGGCACCCCCAACCCCGTGGTCGAGGAATTTGGCTGAGCCAAAAATCCATGAAAGCACATTTGTACATTCGTTTTCCAATATTATTGGGGACGTGCGGATAGGTGCAAATGTAATCGTAGCTCCGGGGACTTCGATTAGAGCGGATGAAGGCACACCTTTTTATATCGGTGAAAACACTAATATCCAAGATGGTGTAGTGATTCATGGGTTGGAGCAAGGTCGAGTAGTTGGCGATGACGGCGAAAGTTACTCGGTATGGGTGGGCGAAAATGCTTCGATTACCCATATGGCTCTGATTCATGGCCCAGCTTACGTAGGAGATAGTTCCTTCATAGGTTTCCGCTCCACGGTGTTTAATGCCAGGGTGGGTGCAGGTTGCATCGTGATGATGCACGCTTTGATTCAAGATGTGGAAATTCCCCCAGGTAAGTATGTACCTTCGGGAGCGATAATTACAAGCCAACAGCAAGCCGATCGCTTGCCAGATGTGCAAGAGCAAGATGAGCAATTTGCCCATCATGTGGTTGGGATTAATCAGGCGCTACGATCGGGTTACCGCTGTGCTGCGGATAGCAAATGTATTGCACCCATTCGAGATGAGAATGCTAAATCTTATACAAGTAGTAATGGTATTACTGTTTTAGAGCTGGAAAGGAGTAGTGAAGTGTCGAGCAATAGCTTGGGTGCAGAAACCGTAGAACAGGTGCGCTATCTGTTAGAGCAAGGGTATAAAATTGGCACGGAACACGTAGATACTAGACGGTTCCGTACAGGTTCGTGGACGAGTTGTAAGCCACTGGAAGTCAGATCAGTAGGGGAAGCGATCGCAGCTTTAGAAAGCTGTCTAAGAGACCACGACGGCGAGTATGTCCGGTTGTTTGGCATTGACCCCAATGGTAGACGGCGCGTGTTAGAAACCATTATCCAACGCCCAGATGGTCAAGTTAATGGAACTGCCACCTTTAAAGCGCCAGCGCCAGCTAGTCGTGGCAATAGCAGCTACAACCACAGTAGCAATGGTAACGGCTCTGGCAATGGCCAAATCAGTAGTGATACCGTAGAGCAAATCCGCAACTTGTTGGCAGGCGGTTACAAAATTGGCACAGAACACGTAGATGAGCGCCGCTTCCGTACAGGTTCTTGGCAAAGTTGTGCCCCAATTAACTCTAATTCCACAAAAGACGTGATTGCAGCCTTAGAAGACTGTATCAGCAATCACCAAGGCGAGTATGTACGTTTAATTGGCATTGACCCCAAAGCCAAACGCCGGGTATTAGAAAGCATTATTCAAAGACCCAATGAACAAGTAGCTGCATCTGGTAGCCAAAAATCATCATATAGTAGTAGTCCTGCTACCACAAAGAGTGCGCCCTCTGCAACAGCTACCAGTACCCGCTTGAATTCTGAAGTAGTAGACCAAGTGCGACAATTACTGGCTGGTGGACATAAAATTAGCATTGAACACGTAGACGAACGACGGTTCCGTACAGGTTCTTGGACTAGTACTGGTCAAATTCAGGTTAACTCAGAAACAGAAGCGATCGCAGCCGTGGAAAAATACCTTGGGGAATACGAAGGAGAATATGTACGATTGATTGGTATTGACCCCAAAGCCAAGCGCCGAGTTTTGGAAAGCATTATTCAAAGACCCAATGGACAAGTAGTAGCTCCATCTGCTAGCCAAAAATCATCTTATAGTAGTAGTCCTGCTAGTAGCTCTAGTGGATCTGGTGCAACAGCTACCAGTACCCGCTTGAGTGCTGAAATAGTAGACCAAGTGCGGCAATTACTGGCTGGCGGACATAAAATCAGTATTGAACACGTAGACCAACGACGGTTCCGTACAGGTTCTTGGACTAGTACTGGTCAAATTCAGGCTAACTCAGAAAGAGAAGCGATCGCAGCCGTGGAAGGATACCTTGGGGAATACCAAGGAGAATATGTACGATTGATTGGTATTGACCCCAAAGCCAAGCGCCGAGTTTTGGAAACAATTATCCAACGTCCGTAA
- a CDS encoding LysR family transcriptional regulator has translation MNQATLHQLKVFEAAARHGSFTRAAEELFLTQPTVSMQIKQLTKSVGLPLFEQVGKRLYLTEAGRELFATCRQLFETIAQFEMKVADLKGLKQGQLRLAVITTAKYFVPRLLGPFCQLYPGIEISLQVTNHERILERMVNNLDDLYVMSQVPEHLDVNYQALLDNPLVVFAPVNHPLAKEKNIPLERLCSEPFIMREPGSGTRRAIQGLLDEKGLKVKVKLELGSNEAIKQAIAGGLGISVLSRHTLLTDTAEFCILDVQNFPIKRTWYMVYPAGKQLSIVARTYYEYLLEAAKKFVQPTNFSTHTMPEPSQVNTEA, from the coding sequence TTGAACCAAGCGACGCTACACCAGTTGAAGGTGTTCGAGGCGGCGGCACGGCACGGTAGCTTTACTCGTGCTGCTGAGGAATTGTTTCTTACGCAACCCACTGTCTCCATGCAGATCAAGCAACTAACCAAATCAGTGGGGTTGCCATTATTTGAGCAGGTGGGTAAGCGCCTATATCTAACGGAAGCGGGACGGGAATTATTTGCCACTTGCCGACAGCTTTTTGAGACTATAGCCCAGTTTGAAATGAAAGTAGCAGATTTAAAAGGGCTAAAACAGGGTCAATTACGTTTGGCAGTGATTACAACAGCAAAATATTTTGTGCCGCGTTTGTTAGGGCCGTTTTGTCAACTTTACCCAGGAATTGAAATTTCGCTGCAAGTAACGAACCATGAACGCATTTTGGAAAGGATGGTGAATAATCTGGATGACTTGTATGTGATGAGTCAAGTTCCAGAACATTTGGATGTGAATTACCAGGCATTATTAGATAATCCCTTGGTAGTGTTTGCACCTGTGAATCATCCCCTAGCGAAGGAGAAAAATATCCCCTTAGAACGATTGTGTAGTGAACCTTTTATTATGCGGGAACCAGGTTCAGGAACTCGGCGGGCTATTCAAGGCCTCTTAGACGAAAAAGGGCTAAAAGTCAAGGTAAAATTGGAATTGGGTAGTAACGAGGCGATTAAACAAGCGATCGCAGGCGGTCTAGGAATTTCTGTTTTATCTCGCCATACCTTATTGACAGATACAGCAGAGTTCTGCATTCTAGACGTACAAAACTTTCCCATTAAACGCACTTGGTACATGGTGTACCCAGCTGGTAAACAGTTATCTATCGTCGCTCGTACCTATTATGAGTATTTACTGGAGGCGGCAAAGAAGTTTGTACAGCCAACTAATTTTTCTACGCACACTATGCCTGAACCGAGTCAAGTAAACACTGAAGCATGA
- a CDS encoding transferase, protein MSVPPLRLLNSFEPYISGEVTIDPSAVLAPGVILQAAANSKIIIGPGVCIGMGSILQVAEGTLEVAAGANLGAGFLMVGKGKIGANACIGSASTVFNCSVEPGVVVPAGSILGDTSRQIYEQKQLEQSKDDAAATSSPKQSQQEKVISSTSLSASAFLKFKHQSVTPAESSPTAPSQSAAVQENTNGTNSNLESAPEESTQSTQPATESPNNSFGNQIYGQGSIQRLLVTLFPHRQALNEPISDDQSE, encoded by the coding sequence ATGTCTGTGCCGCCACTGCGCCTACTCAACAGCTTTGAACCTTATATTAGTGGCGAGGTGACTATTGATCCGAGTGCAGTACTGGCACCAGGGGTGATACTCCAAGCGGCTGCAAACAGCAAAATAATCATCGGCCCAGGCGTCTGTATTGGTATGGGGTCAATTCTCCAGGTTGCTGAAGGAACCCTAGAAGTAGCAGCAGGAGCCAACTTGGGAGCCGGCTTTTTGATGGTTGGCAAAGGTAAAATTGGTGCAAACGCTTGCATTGGTTCAGCTTCAACAGTTTTCAACTGTTCGGTTGAACCTGGAGTAGTAGTTCCAGCTGGCTCAATTTTGGGTGACACCAGTCGGCAGATTTATGAGCAAAAACAACTGGAACAATCCAAGGATGATGCTGCTGCTACAAGTTCCCCTAAGCAGAGTCAACAGGAAAAGGTGATTTCCTCAACTAGCCTCTCAGCATCGGCTTTTTTGAAATTTAAACACCAATCTGTCACCCCTGCTGAATCTTCGCCAACTGCACCAAGCCAATCTGCTGCCGTGCAGGAAAACACCAATGGAACTAATTCTAACTTGGAGTCAGCCCCAGAGGAGTCTACACAATCCACTCAGCCTGCCACAGAATCACCCAATAATAGTTTCGGCAATCAAATTTATGGACAAGGAAGCATACAGAGACTATTAGTCACATTATTTCCACATAGGCAAGCCTTGAATGAGCCAATCTCTGACGATCAGTCTGAGTAA